GGGTTTGGGGGTTTCAGCCCGGGTTGCGAAGTGGGCATGTGGCCAGGGACCCAGATccagaaaatacaaaaataaaaaataaaaagttgaagaagaaacagaacaaaAGGCATCTCAACAAACAGTGTTGCCCTGCAGTGGAAGGCATGTTTTCCAGGCAGACTGTCTTTTCTGGCACGCCCGCGGTGTTTTGAATCTCCCCAGGCCCTGATATGCACCTCAAAATTGCCTTCCAAAAACACTGATCTTTACTATTTGGTTGTTTTGCTTATTATTAGGGCTCCCGTATTGTGTATAGCATGAACTGCCAATTAGATATATAGGCCTTATTCTGAAATAACTCAAGACTACAGGAATCATAGCTTTGTAATGCACAATTTGCGGAAAATATGTCATTAGTATGacacaatgaaaaaaaataattacttCAGACCACACGGACAAAGAATAAAACATACCTCTGATAGATTAACCCATTCCCACGATTCGTCAGCAGAATTAATATCGTAGACTAGTACATGTAATCCCTGACAAAGATTAAaaaggaagggaaaaaaaaaaaacaaacaaacaaagacttTTCACATCTTCATAGCAGCTGAACTATTATCtcaacaaaaacaataaaagccAAACATACCTTAGCTGCATCATAGTCTGATATGACAGCTTCATAAAAGCTGTTGTCCTCCGGCCACCTAGTCCTAACTCTTTTCCCAATGAAAGGATTAAGTGTCGCTCCTTCCACAGGCTCATTCCTAATTGCACCAGATGAGACTCTATTAGAAACTTGACCCCTTCCTGAAGAAGGGTGCGGCTTTATTGAAGAAGCACCAGGTAAAATTTGACCCTGCAAACAATATTTGACATAATCAAAACAAACAATTACATAAATAAgttgcaaattttttttatgtttaacTCCATATATAAATAATCTTCAACTCACAGATTTATGTTTCTTGCCCTTGGCTACTGGGGCTGGGACTGGGACAGATCCTCTCTTTACATTGGATGAAGATGGCTGGTGGGATGTGGTTGATGGCTGTGGAAGAAATGGTGGTGATGGCCCAACAAAGGATTGCGAATGTATTGATTGTGTAGTCTTCTGTTTCTTCCGAGATGCAGAAACAGTAGGACTGGGCAACGGATCATGGACAGCTTGAACAGTACTGAGCATGCCTGTTTGAACCCCACCTCCCTGTCTCCACTCCCTGATGGCATCACCCAACACATCACCAATTAAAAGGCAAAAGAGACTAAGTAACCAAAAACTAACGAATGTCCCATTCTCAATTAAATAACTAAAATAGTTTCTTGTATCTATCAAACCTTATCCTCTGCAGGACATCATCTGCATTAACCCGTCCCAGAAGTTCTCTGTGCTCCTCATTCGATAACCTCAACTCCTTTCTAAGTTCTGTTATCACACTTTCCTTTTcctgaagaaaataaatttcatgCAATCATTTAAACCTGATCACACAAATAAAAGTTATTAGACCCATGAAAAAAAGAGTGATAAAAATACCCAAGTAATTTGATCAGCTTGAGCTTTAAAAGCTCTTAGAACTGAACTGTATGCTTCTTTTTCAAGCTGATGAATTTGTGCTTCCATGCCAGTTTCACCATACATCCTAGAATATGGGGCAGAACCCACAGCAGATCTTCCATTCCCTGCAACACGACCCCCTCTAGAAATTCTATTTTGATGTGATGGAGGAAGATCGTCATCAGTTCCTGCATTTAATTTTTCAGGAAGAATGCAACATACGGTCAATAATAAGAATCATATGAGATCTCTTACATTACTGTAGCTACAGAAATATTAAACCAGGAAtttgaaaagacaaaaaaatctaCACGGGTTGCTATGCATGACAAACCAACAATCTGGTTTTACATTAAACGAATGCACCCAGATCTACTCAATTGTCCTTAGGTGCAAATGTAGAGGGAGAGATTTCAGAACTAAATGTTTAATTTCTGGAAAAGACAAAAATCCAAGAACTAACAAAATTGGGAATTGGCAACTAAACTGAACTTAAGTAGTACCTTCATGTTTCATAATCAATTACCACTTCAATCTTACATCATAACTAGTTTCTTTAGCTTCTTTCTCATTCCTTTTTGTCTTGTAGAAAACAAGATTATTTCTTTCTCATGCTACACCTTTAGTAAGAACTTGTCTGCAG
This portion of the Rosa chinensis cultivar Old Blush chromosome 1, RchiOBHm-V2, whole genome shotgun sequence genome encodes:
- the LOC112187866 gene encoding protein EMSY-LIKE 3, which codes for MEHEPYDSSGTDDDLPPSHQNRISRGGRVAGNGRSAVGSAPYSRMYGETGMEAQIHQLEKEAYSSVLRAFKAQADQITWEKESVITELRKELRLSNEEHRELLGRVNADDVLQRIREWRQGGGVQTGMLSTVQAVHDPLPSPTVSASRKKQKTTQSIHSQSFVGPSPPFLPQPSTTSHQPSSSNVKRGSVPVPAPVAKGKKHKSGQILPGASSIKPHPSSGRGQVSNRVSSGAIRNEPVEGATLNPFIGKRVRTRWPEDNSFYEAVISDYDAAKGLHVLVYDINSADESWEWVNLSEISPEDIQWVDEDPGISQRGGYGGSGHGMNRSVGRDSVPVSGRGRGIRKGQSRKDFLPSQNGIGKKAPDDIQLLHTDTLIKEVERVFGANHPDPVEIDKAKKVLKDHEQALIDAIAKLTDISDGESAEGGHQFLRGQPMD